Below is a window of Mus caroli chromosome 2, CAROLI_EIJ_v1.1, whole genome shotgun sequence DNA.
TATGTGTGCAGGAGGGCGGTGTTGGGATCTGGCTGGTCCTTGAGCAACCCCTAGCATGTGTCTTATGACAGAGAGTGAGGCGAGAATTTATGCTGTTTAACAATAGGTATCATTTCTGCATTCTTGGGGAAAAGCCCCACACTAAGTCAGAAAAGGTACTTTTCTCTTGGGCAGCTCTTCCCTTGAGTGTATCTGTGCCTCTGTCTAGCTTGGGGGGCAGTTCTCCTGCTCTCCAAGAACAGATGTCTCTTGCTTTTTAACCTCTCACCATCTAACCCTATGACAAGAAGAAACTCCTAAGTCTACATTAAAGCCAgcactctcctttcctccctaGCTGGTTCTTCTTCCACACATCAGCCCATCTCCCTGGTTTTCATTCCTCCTTCCTGCGTTCCTTTATCTTTCTGAGACTCTAAAGACTCAGTGGAGGGGAATGGGGACATGTGGGGAGGGGTctgacttggtttttgtttttttttggccTGGGAAGATAGACCATATGGGTCCTTTCTTGACCAGGAAATGGACTCATATTCTTGGCGTATGTGTCTAGAATCCTGGAAGAGATTCTGGGTAAAATAATGCACCTGAGACGGGTCTAGATGGGAGTGGCAGAGGCCAATCCTGAGGACATGGCTCCCACAAATCAAAGTGTTTCCCAGAGAAGAGGGTCTAGAAGCCGCAGAGCAGccttgggagagggagggaaggacatcAGGTAGCCCTTCTGTCCCAGGATCCGAAGGACTCACCCCACAAAGTAGGAGATAATCAGCAGCTGAACGGCTCGGTTGATGATCCCAATGGTCCAGCTTTTCACAACCACCGACTTGGTAGTCTCGTAGGTGAAGAAGTCTGATATACAGTTCATACTGAGAAAGTGCTCACAGCCACCCAGAAAGGCTGTGGATGCAGCCCAAGGAGAGAAAAGACCTCGGGACTGGGAGACAGAGATCAAGAACTGGAGTGGGCTGCTTAATGGGGCTTGAGGAAAAGAGCCAGTTCCTATAAGCCAGGCAACTGTAGCCCAGTGCCTCGTCTCTCCTCTTGACACTCTAGAAGCCAACAGTCCAGGGCCAGGGCGGTGGACCACCTTTTTATTCATCTTCACTCCACTCCCCTGTGATGTCACACCAGGGGTGGGGTCTCCAATCCCGGGCTCCAGATTGCCTGAGATGCAGCTGGCTAGGGCCCTCTGGGACTTATGTTTCATCTGCACTCTGTCTACTGTTTCTATTCTGTTCTCTTACACGGCATCTCTATCCCAGCTCACCAGCTGCTTTGTATTCTCCAAAGCCCCTTGTAACTGCCCACTCTTGAGTTAGCTCATCTGCCTGAGCCAAGAACTCCACTCTGACTGTCTGTCGATTTCTATCTAATAGCACAAATAGGGAGAAAGGGTTCTTGACAGTTCTGTGTCTCCTGGGAGGAAGACACGCATTTCTTaccatctcctcctctctgccctccagCATCTCATTATGTTGTCTAACTTGTTATGTTGCCATGCttcaaattcacaatcctcctgccccagtctttGAGTGTTGTGATTACAGATTTGTAATACTACAAAGTGGAAAGTCGCTTATTTCTAACTCTAGTTGGTTGAAACGCTTCAAGTTGCACAGAAAttactgaactctctctctctctctcttttttaaaccCTGAAGTTATTCAAATCTTTTGTTAGAGTATGTGCTCCTAAGAGGCTGGGCTATTTTAACCATCTTCAACAGTTTTGTCAGATCCTAGAAACGTGCTGCATTAACAATAGGTTTTCATTATGTCTTAAGCCCAGTTTGACTTAGCTAAATAGTGCTTGCAATGACAGTGGTTAAAGCCACAAGTACTGAAtgacaaaacacatttttatctATATCATATCCCAGGACTGAGTTAGCAAGTCAGTGCAGTGATATTTCAGGGAAACTGTGGGCTTATCCTGTCTTTGTGTAGGACATATGCTAGCAATCACTCTAAACCCTGGACCCTCATGATTATAAAAGGCTGATGTTAAAGAGTCTGTGTTCTAGGTTCCAGTTTTGATGGCAATGGACTGACACCCTGGGCAAATCTTTTGTGGtctcatttttctcatctgtaaaatgaggaagGGCGAGATAAACTCAAGCATCTTTTTCAGACCTGGCTTCAGATTTTGCAAGATGCACTCCGGTGCTATGTGAGGCCATCCGGGCTTCTGCCAATGCAGGATGATGTGATTTCAAGTAAGTTCTAGCTCAAAGGTAAATCCGACACCACCACTTGAATTTAATGCAGCCATCTGCTAGGCTCTTCCTGAAAACCCACAAATTAGGGATATGGACAGGATGGTGTTGGGGGTAGAAGGTGAAATCACTGCAGAAAGGATCTGATCTACTTGCCAGGGTACAGCTGGAAAGCAAGCACAATCACCGACAACCGCATCTCCTTTGCAGCTAGTGGGGGCGTCATTTCTGGctacacctctgtatttttcttgtTCAACAGACTCCTTCCCAGATTATTTCACAGGAGGGAGGGGCGTGCATGATTCCAACAAACATACAAACCTGAAAGCCTAATAAAACCGCATAATTTCCCTTCGGAATCTAGTCTTTGAAGAGCAGCCTGTAACTTTCTAAAGAGCGTTCCCATTTTCTAGTCAAGAATTCAGCCGCGTGGGATTCCATAGCAAGCCCCTCGCTTTAGCCGACCAGGGGGTACCGACGCTCTAGGCGACCGTACCCGTTGGTCCGCCCGGATGATGCCGTTCTAGCCAAGTCTTCCTCTCTATGGTTCGTGCGCGACTTCCGGTGGCGGGACGCGGGGCTGCGCACGCGGGAAAAGCTTCCCCGGCATCCCTTCCCCCGCAtccctaccccctcccctgcGTCCCCCTGCGCCCACCGCCCTCACTGTGCCGTCGCGAGGCTGCAGCTCTTAGAGGTGGGTGGTCGCGATCCCCAGGCCCCGGGTGTGCATGGGCCCCGCTCCCCCGCGGAACGATCGGAATGGATCGATCCGCGTTCAAATTCGCGGGCAATGGGCGAATCCATTTTAAAAGAAGGGGGAGAAACGTAGATTCACGGGGGGCCCGGGGGTGGTGGGGTCTCTGCGATCAGGACACTACCCTCTGAGCGGAGTTGAGGTGCGCTCTCTGAGCGAGTCCCAGGTTCCGCCGATTGTTGCCGTGCCTGCCGGTGGAATGTAGAGAGGGTGTCGGGTTGGGGTGTAAGCGCCACTATAGGCCTGGTTCTGCACCTAGGGTCCTGGACCTTGGCCTCAGGAGCCCTGCAGAGCCGGTCAGTAAGATCCCCAAGCAGCAAAGAACTTAAGACATCCCAGGTACATGGGTGAGCGGAGTTAGGTGGCGTCGTTTTTTGCTTATCAGTCTCCTTCCCGAATTCAGATTCCCACCCTGCTGAACATCTACACAACTAACCAGGAATTGGGGCACAGCATCCAGAGAAGGGTTCGTTTTCTCTGGTGCAGCCTAGGGCTGTGTGCTCAGGCCACCACTGGCAGGTGAACATGGCAGAGACATTGGAGTTCAACGACATCTTCCAGGAGGTGAAAGGGTCCATGGTGAGAATGGCTTGGgcaaaagaaaggcagagagggggaaagagttGGAATCTATGAACAAAAAGCTTAACTTTGACTACTCTTTTGGAAACAATGTATCAGTGTGTCCCCCAAGCGAAAAAAACATGAGCAAAGCCTCAAAGAGCTACAAGATGTTGAGTTTGTTGAGTTGTGTTAGAAAACCAGGAAACTGGGGCCCTTACAGGGTTTCTGATGCCAGAGCCAAGCTTGCAGTCTAGACTTAATGTCTCTTGTGTCTTTTAACTTGATTTCACCACGACCTGTTGCTTTTCAATTGATACTCTGGCCATCCTGCATCATATGGGTAAGGGGTTGTAAGGACCCACTACACACTACCCTGTTCTGATTTTGGGTCTGTATTTTGGGCAGAATGATGGGAGGCTTCGATTGAGCCGTCAGGGTATCATCTTTAAGAACAGCAAGACGGGCAAAGTGGACAACATCCAAGCTGGGGAGCTGACAGAAGGCATCTGGCGTCGGGTAGCATTAGGCCATGGGCTTAAACTGCTCACAAAGAATGGGCATGTCTACAAGTACGATGGCTTCCGCGAATCGGTGAGCGATCTTGTTCTGTGACCCACTTTCTTTGTAACTgccttgtcttttttatttttaatcttctagAGACAGTTGGCGTTCCTCTGATAATCATGTTACTGCTCATTTGGGTTCCTCAAAGCAAGGCTGTTGGAGACTATTGAACAAAAACACCAGTGTTCTGTATTCAGTACACGTGTCTTGTGCCTAGACTCCAGGAGGTTTTCTACCATCTTAACTTATACCATGGTTTCCACTTGCTCCCTCTGTCCTGACTCAGAATCTTAGCTTGGTGCTCTAGGATTTTGCTTTTCCATTTTGAGCTGCTTTTGAGTTACTTGGTTTTAATATTCACTTTCATCAAAAGGTCACCTACACAAAGTTTAGAAACTCAGTAAGGTGATGCATGTATCTGGGAATTTAAGTTTCTTTACTACTGTTAGCCAGAGgcccaggaaaaaaaagtttttgttgttattgttaaaaaatattttcaggggctggagagatggctcagtggttaagagcactgactgctcttccagaggtcctgagttcaattcccagcaatcacatcgtggttcacaaccatctgtaatgggacctgatgccctcttctggtgtgtctgaagacagcttcaatgtactcatatataaaataaatgaattttttttttgggacagggtttctctgtgtagccctggctgtcctggaactcactctgtagaccaggctggcctcaaactcagaaatccacctgcctctgcctccctagtgctgggattaaaggtgtgtgccaccactctccggcataaataagtcttaaaataataattttcattcattaaaaagtatttattttatctgtatgaggCTTTGCTAGCTTGTGcacctgtgcaccatgtgcatgccggGTGCCCACAAAgctcagaggagggcattggatcagctggaactagagttacagacagttgtgaaccactgtggGGTGTTGAGAAGGACTCCAAGGTCttaactcttaactgctgggccatcagGTTTCTAGCACTTAAAAGGTTTTAAGCACAAGGGttaagggaaggaaagaggcttGGAAGAAGGACATCTCTGAGAGTAGGGCAGAAGGCATCTGGGTTCTAGAAACAGTCTCCACTAACAAAGGGAAattgttttgaaacagtttcgGAGTTGGTATACTCAGCAGAAGTTTCTGAGGAAGAGACATTGGTGAACTGAGctagagactctcaggaccttTTAGTTGAGTTGAGACCCAGAGGTTTAACTGGATCTGTACTTTCTCTGTTTGATTTACAGGAGTTTGAGAAACTCTCTGACTTCTTCAAAACTCACTATCGCCTTGAGCTAGTGGAGAAGGATCTGTGTGTGAAGGGCTGGAACTGGGGGACAGTGAAGTTTGGAGGTGAGTGGGCAAGCTTGAGGTTTGGGGAGAAGGTGGGGTGAAGGAGGGCCTCAGATGGTACCTTTCTGTACTCTTTCCTTGGTTCTGATTGCTAATTTCAGTTTGTGTGTTTAGCGTGGGTTTATCCATCAGGCACTGTGCCTGGTTTTGGTACGGTGTGAACAAAGTTCCTCCAGTCCTCTGACCTCGCTCAAGGGCCTCAGGACTGGTGGGGATGCTTCCAAAGCCTCTCGGGGAGGAGTCTGCGATTTGACAGGCTCTTTCCTTACAGGACAGCTGCTTTCTTTTGACATTGGTGATCAACCAGTCTTTGAGATACCCCTAAGCAATGTGTCCCAGTGTACCACAGGCAAGAATGAGGTGACCCTGGAATTCCACCAGAATGACGATGCTGAAGTATCTCTCATGGAGGTGCGCTTCTATGTTCCTCCCACGCAGGAAGATGGTGTGGACCCTGTGGAGGTGAGGTTTCTTCACGTTGGGCTGGTGGATGTTGCTGAATAGACTttggctggctggcctgggagcAGAGGCCGGCTGTTTGAATACCCACCTGTGTTCACAGGCCTTTGCCCAGAATGTTCTGTCAAAGGCAGATGTGATCCAGGCCACCGGAGACGCCATCTGCATCTTCCGGGAGCTGCAGTGTTTGACTCCTCGCGGTCGATACGATATCCGGATCTACCCTACCTTTCTACACCTGCATGGCAAGACCTTTGACTACAAGATCCCCTATACTACAGTTCTCCGTCTCTTCCTGCTACCACACAAGGATCAGAGACAGATGTTCTTTGTGGTGAGCAAACCCCTCATAGGGTGCCTGGTTTTGCCTACGTTTTTAGTAGATAAAGGTCATGCTGCCTAGAGGTCCGTGTTGTTCAGTCGCCTGGGCTTCAACGCAGCCGTGCCTGCTGTCCTTTTCAGATCAGCCTGGATCCTCCCATCAAGCAGGGCCAAACTCGTTACCACTTCCTGATCCTCCTCTTCTCCAAGGACGAGGACATCTCCTTGACTCTTAACATGAATGAGTGAGTGTCCCATTGGACTTCCTTCTTGCTGCTATTTACGTAGGAGGTAGGCCCGCCGTTGGACTTCATCTTGCTTTGTTTGTAGGGAAGAAGTAGAAAAGCGCTTTGAGGGGCGACTCACCAAGAACATGTCAGGATCCCTCTATGAAATGGTCAGTCGGGTCATGAAAGCACTTGTCAACCGTAAAATCACAGTCCCGGGCAACTTCCAAGGGTAAGAATATGGGCTGAGGATAGGGATGAGGTGGGAAGTGTTGCCTTAGTAAAGAAATCTCTCCTGTGATGGGTATGCTCTAGTAGAAGCCTGAGTGGCCTTGTGATAGTCAACACTTTGGTCAAAGCCCCCTAGTGGGATCTGCCCTTGGGCTCTGCTCCCGTTGGTGCTGACAAGGCTTCCTGCATCCTCTATCAGGCACTCGGGGGCCCAGTGTATCACCTGCTCCTATAAGGCCAGCTCAGGACTCCTGTACCCACTGGAGCGGGGCTTCATCTATGTGCATAAGCCCCCTGTGCACATCCGCTTCGATGAGATCTCTTTTGTCAACTTTGCCCGTGGCACCACGACCACTCGTTCCTTCGACTTTGAGATTGAGACCAAGCAAGGCACTCAGTATACCTTCAGCAGCATTGAAAGGTAAGGACTCTGgcactcactctggagaccaggctggcctagaactcagagatccgcctgcctctgcctcccaagtgctgggattaaactcgagcaccaccactgtccggctttagtttttttatattatgaaaaCTGTTTATGCTTCTAGCCCattcctctccatttcccctATGGTGGGAATATTATCTCTTTCTTGGAATGAGTTCTGTGCCCAGGAACACAGCAACTAATGTTTATTGAGTACTCAGCTGTGGGCTAAATATTTTATGGAATCTCCTTGTTTAACCCTCATAACAATGCTGTGAAGGGTGAAATGCAGACCAGTAAAAAGATGAAACTCTCTCTTCCTACAATGCCCTGCTCTGTGCCTGACTGGTGACTAGCTATACTTCTGCTGGCCTTTTCTGTCCCAGAACTCTTCAGAGCTGTATCTCACCTACTGATGTCCTGCATAGTATAGTCATGAGTTCTAGCCCTACCCAGCCTGATAGTATCAGAACATGGTTTAGCCCTCCCGAGCTGGTCCCAACCATTTGTTAATGCTGTTtgtttaccccccccccccccccccccagggaggAGTATGGAAAGCTTTTCGATTTTGTCAATGCGAAAAAGCTCAACATCAAGAACAGAGGACTGAAAGAGGTATCTGTGGGAAAGATGCGcctctctcctgttctttctgtaGAGGAGAAAGGAGCAGAGACTTGGTGGCTTCTTTttcactctttcttctcttcttaccCTTATAGAAAAAAGAGGTGCGTGTGGCTCCTTCCCCTTCCTGAGCAGGTTCTCTCTGCATGGCCTTAGATCAGTCTATGCAGCCTCTTAGGAGCCCCCGTGGGGCCAGGAAAGGGAGGGGCTTGGATTAACTCCGTGTAGTAGGCCCTGCATGTTGGCTGTGTGGACATTCCCGCTCGCTCACGGTCTCCTGATTTCACAGGTGTGGGGAAGTGCTTTGAGTGTGCAGAAGTGCTGGCTTGAACACGGTGGCTGACACTCATTTCTTCCCTTGCTAGGGCATTAACCCAGGCTATGACGACTACGCTGACTCTGATGAAGACCAGCATGATGCCTATTTGGAGAGGATGAAGGAGGAGGGCAAGATCCGGGAGGAGAATGCCAATGACAGCAGCGATGACTCAGGAGAAGAGACTGGTGGGCTAGCCTTTCTGCTGCGGCCTGGGCAGTCAGGCTCTACCTGTGGCCTAGGCTGGGTGTCTGGCTAAGGGGTGTGGCTTCCACTGGAGTGGAAGTTGATgccttttttgttctttctcagaTGAGTCCTTCAATCctggtgaagaagaagaagatgtggCAGAGGAGTGAGTTTTGACTGGAGCACACAGGGATAAGATTATGGCCTATAAACTTAAGGGTTTCTGACTAGTTCTCATGTCCCAGTGTTAGTTAGCCAGTGGTCCAAGATGGAAAAGTAACCTCCAGTGAGGCGGTGCACAGATGCATTTGTGAAGGTGCCCTCCAGTGAGGCGGTGCACAGATGCATTTGTGAAGGTGCCCTCCAGTGAGGCAGTGCACAGATGCATTTGTGAAGGTGCCCAGGAATATATATTAGTGCACAGCGTGTTTTGAAGCCAGAGAAATTGAAAGAGAATGGGAATAGGCTATGCTTATGCATGTCACCTGGCAAGTGGCAGCAGTACCCTTGTGCTTCTGACAATCACTTAACACTCTGGTGGTCCTTGTAAGAAAGTGGCCCAACCTGGCTCTACAGGgttgtggctttttgttttgttttttaaatttatgtaactGGAGAGAATAGGGGTGTAAGTTGACTTAGGCACTAGACTGGATCTAGGTGCTCAGACATAGTAGAGAAACTATCTTTTGCTTCTGCTTTAGTTCTTAGAAAGAATGGTCCATGCCCCTCAGAGTGCTACATAGGCTTAATGTGGAT
It encodes the following:
- the Ssrp1 gene encoding FACT complex subunit SSRP1 isoform X2, whose protein sequence is MAETLEFNDIFQEVKGSMNDGRLRLSRQGIIFKNSKTGKVDNIQAGELTEGIWRRVALGHGLKLLTKNGHVYKYDGFRESEFEKLSDFFKTHYRLELVEKDLCVKGWNWGTVKFGGQLLSFDIGDQPVFEIPLSNVSQCTTGKNEVTLEFHQNDDAEVSLMEVRFYVPPTQEDGVDPVEAFAQNVLSKADVIQATGDAICIFRELQCLTPRGRYDIRIYPTFLHLHGKTFDYKIPYTTVLRLFLLPHKDQRQMFFVISLDPPIKQGQTRYHFLILLFSKDEDISLTLNMNEEEVEKRFEGRLTKNMSGSLYEMVSRVMKALVNRKITVPGNFQGHSGAQCITCSYKASSGLLYPLERGFIYVHKPPVHIRFDEISFVNFARGTTTTRSFDFEIETKQGTQYTFSSIEREEYGKLFDFVNAKKLNIKNRGLKEGINPGYDDYADSDEDQHDAYLERMKEEGKIREENANDSSDDSGEETDESFNPGEEEEDVAEEFDSNASASSSSNEGDSDREEKKREQLKRAKMAKDRKSRRKSSEVKKGKDPNAPKRPMSAYMLWLNASREKIKSDHPGISITDLSKKAGEIWKGMSKEKKEEWDRKAEDARREYEKAMKEYEGGRGDSSKRDKSKKKKKVKAKMEKKSTPSRGSSSKSSSRQLSDSFKSKEFVSSDESSSGENKSKKKRRRSEDSEEELASTPPSSEDSASGSDE
- the Ssrp1 gene encoding FACT complex subunit SSRP1 isoform X1; this translates as MAETLEFNDIFQEVKGSMNDGRLRLSRQGIIFKNSKTGKVDNIQAGELTEGIWRRVALGHGLKLLTKNGHVYKYDGFRESEFEKLSDFFKTHYRLELVEKDLCVKGWNWGTVKFGGQLLSFDIGDQPVFEIPLSNVSQCTTGKNEVTLEFHQNDDAEVSLMEVRFYVPPTQEDGVDPVEAFAQNVLSKADVIQATGDAICIFRELQCLTPRGRYDIRIYPTFLHLHGKTFDYKIPYTTVLRLFLLPHKDQRQMFFVISLDPPIKQGQTRYHFLILLFSKDEDISLTLNMNEEEVEKRFEGRLTKNMSGSLYEMVSRVMKALVNRKITVPGNFQGHSGAQCITCSYKASSGLLYPLERGFIYVHKPPVHIRFDEISFVNFARGTTTTRSFDFEIETKQGTQYTFSSIEREEYGKLFDFVNAKKLNIKNRGLKEKKEGINPGYDDYADSDEDQHDAYLERMKEEGKIREENANDSSDDSGEETDESFNPGEEEEDVAEEFDSNASASSSSNEGDSDREEKKREQLKRAKMAKDRKSRRKSSEVKKGKDPNAPKRPMSAYMLWLNASREKIKSDHPGISITDLSKKAGEIWKGMSKEKKEEWDRKAEDARREYEKAMKEYEGGRGDSSKRDKSKKKKKVKAKMEKKSTPSRGSSSKSSSRQLSDSFKSKEFVSSDESSSGENKSKKKRRRSEDSEEELASTPPSSEDSASGSDE